GGCGATGCCGCGCCGCGCTGGGTCTTCCGACACCTTTCGTTCACGGTCGCGGCGGGAGAGACGTTAGGCATCGTGGGAGCGACGGGGAGCGGGAAGTCGGCGCTGCTCGACCTCCTCACGCGGGCGTGGGACCCGGTGGAGGGGGAGATCCTGGTCGACGGCGTCCCGATTCGCGCGCTGCCGCTCGACACGTTGCGGCGCGAACTGGGCGTGGTACCGCAGGAGACGACGCTGTTCAGCGACACCATCGAGTCGAATCTTGCGTACGGCGCACTCGACGGCGGCGAGGTGCGCTGGGCCGCCGACGTGGCGCAGCTGACGGAGACGATCAAGGACTTTCCCGGCGGCTTCGACACGATCCTCGGTGAGCGCGGGATCAACCTCTCCGGCGGGCAGCGGCAGCGCGCAGCGCTGGCGCGAGCACTCTCGCGAAGGCCATCGATTGTGATCCTCGACGACGCGCTGTCGGCCGTCGACACGCACACCGAAGCGGCGATCCTGCATGGACTGCGCGATGCACTGAGCGGTCGCACCGCCATCATCGCCTCGCATCGCGTCTCGGCGATTCGCGAGGCGGACCAGATCATCGTCCTCGACGACGGACGCATCGTGGAGCGCGGGACGCACGCGACGCTGATCGCGGCGCGAGGGCGTTACTGGGAGCTGTTGGCGCGCCAGCAGGTGGAGGAGGCGGTGGAGGCGGGGGGGTAGGGGGAGCGCGGAGGACGAGAGGACGAGAAGACGAGAAGACGAGGGGTTGGCAGTGGGGGGGAGGGGGGAGGCGGGGTGCCGGCGTGGGGGACTCGAGCCGGTACAGGCCATGTTGCCCACCTTCCCAGCGAAAGCTGCGATCCATTTGTCGTTGCGGCGTGCACGGGCGGTGGTGCGTGCGGCATCGACCCAACGACTGCGCCCTCCGGGCGCGAGCCGCCGCGCCCCATTCCGGCGGAGTCCTGCACGCTCCCCTCCGCCTTCACGCCCACCTTCCCAGCGCAAGCTGGGATCCATTTGTCGTCGCGGCGTGCACGGGCGGTGGTGGGTGCGGCACCGACCTAACGACTGCGCCCTCCGGCCGCGAGCCGCCGCGCCCCATTCCGGCGGAGTCCTGCACGCTCCCCCTCCCCCTCACGCCCACCTTCCCAGCGCAAGCTGGGATCCATTTGTCGTCGCGGCGTGCACGGGCGGTGGTGCGTGCTGTGCCTACCTAACGACTGCGCCCTCCGGGTGCGAGCCGCCGCGCCCCGCTCCGGCGGAGTCCTGCACGCTTCCCCCCGCCCTCACGCCCACCTTCCCAGCGCAAGCTGGGATCCATTTGTGGTCGCGGCGTGCACAGGCGGTGGTGGGTGCGAGACGTGCCGCACGCGGGCGGCGCCTCAGTGCGGGATGTCGGGGCGCCACTTCCGGTTGAGAAGCGTACGGGTGCGAGTGCATGATCCGATACGTGCAAAGATCCTCACCGCAGGGTGCACGGAGGGAAAGCGCACCGGGAAGGTTCCACGCCGAGTCGGGCTGAGGTTCAGGCCCTGGGTCGGCGATCTTGCTCGGAAGGAGGGTGACGCTCCACTCCATCGAGTGAGAAGAGGACGACTCGCGCACGAACCCTCGTCACGCCGCGACTTCGTCCGCGTCCTCCGTGTCATCAAGGCTCTCATGAGTCGCGGATCGCGCTCCCCGCACCTGGCGCAGCGCCTCGCGTGGCCAGGATCACCTTCGTCGCCGGCGTTAGGCGCGTGCCGCGGTTGCAACCGCGCGCGTAAGGCATGTACGGACTCCTGTGCGCGACGCGACGGCAAATGGGTCCCAGCTTTCGCTGGGACGGTGGGCGTGGGGGGGGGGTAACGCAAAACGCCGAGTGGTCGTTAGGCACGTGCTGCGGTTACGACCGCGCGCGTGAGTGCATGTACGGCGGCCTGTGCGGAGCGCGAGGGCAAATGGGTCCCAACTTTCGCTGGGACGGTGGGTGGGGGAAAGGGCGGTGTGCGGAGGTCAGCCGGGCCGGGGTGCGGGCGACTCGCGCCCGGAGGGCGCAGGCGTTAGGTCGGTGGGGCGCACGCCACTGGTCGCGCACGACGCGAGGGCAAATGGGTCCCAGCTTTCGCTGGGAAGGTGGATGGGGGGGCTAAAGCGTGCGCTCGGCACGCACCTAACGACTCCGCCGCCCCATACCAGGCAGCTCCACCCGCACTCACTCGCCCACAGCCGCTCGCATTCAGCCGCTCGCATTCAGCTGCTCGCCCACAGCCGCTCGCATTCAGCCGCTCGCCCACAGCCGCTCGCCTTCAGCCGCTCGCCTTCAGCCGCTCGCCCGCACTCGCTCGCACCCGCTCGCCTACACCCGCTCGCCCGCACTCACTCGCCCACACCCGCTCGCCCACACCCGCTCGCCCACACTCGCTCGCCCGCACTCGCTCGCCCGCACTCGCCCGCCCGCACTCGCCCGCCCGCACTCGCCCGCGCCACCTCGCCTACAACCGCTCGAGGATGAACTCGGGAGTAAACTGCTGCAGCCAGCTTGCCAGGATCGTGAACTGGTTGGTCAGCATCAGGACGCCGACGACGACCATCAGGGCGCCAGCGGCGCGTTGCATCCAGAGCATCTGCTTCTTGAACTTCTGGAAGAAGGACATGAAGCGATCGACGGCGAGGGCGCTCAGGATGAAGGGAATGGCAAGTCCGAGCGAGTAGGCGGTGAGCAGGGCAAGCCCCCGGGGGAGGTCGGCTTCGCTCGATGCGTAGATGAGGATGGAGCCGAGGATGGGGCCGATGCACGGGGTCCAGCCGGCGCCGAAGGCGATACCGACGAGGACGGTGCCCAGGTAGCCGACGGGCTTGTCCGCCAGGTGCACTCGGCGCTCCCGGGCGAAGAAGGCGATGTTCAGGAGCCCCGTCAGGTACAAACCGAAGACGATGATGATCACCCCGCCCACCTTGGTGATCGTGTCGCGCTGCGTGAACAGGACCCGGCCGAGAACGGTCGCCGTGGCGCCCAGCGCAAGGAAGATGAGCGAGAAGCCGAGGACGAAGAGGAGGCCGTGCACGAGCGCCACGCGCTTGCGCGCGGTCACGTCATCGAAGCTCAACCCGGTGATGAACGTGACGTAACTCGGGATGAGCGGGAGGACGCACGGCGAAAGGAAGCTGAGGAGGCCGGCGCCAAATGCTACGAAGAGGCCGATCGATGGAGGTGTCACGGAACTCGCGCTGGAGAACGAATGATCAAGGCGAAAGCTATCGGATGCGCGACGGCCCGGGCGAGGGGGTGCCGCGTTGGCAGTCATCGCAGACGCCGTAGATGACGAGGCGGTGGCGCTGGCGGGCGTAGCCCTGCGACTCGGCGACAATGGTCGTCATCCGCTCGAGTCGTTCGTCACGGAACTCGCGGACCTTGCCGCAGACGGTGCACAGGAGGTGCTCGTGGTGCGGGACGTCGCGCGCGGGCTCGTAGCGGCGGAACCCCTCGCCGAAGTCGCGCTCGACGAGGAGCCCACTGCGCAGCAGGAGCTCGATGGTTCGATACACCGTCGCCAGGCCGATGCCGCTCTCGCGGCGGACGAGTTCGAGGGCGACGTCGTCGGCCGACAGGTGGCGCTCGGAGCGGAGCATGATGTCGGCGATCGCCAGGCGCTGCGCGGTCACGGGGAGGCCGTGGTCGCGCAGGTAGGTGGTGAATGCCTCGACTACGGCGTCGTGGCCCACACGGGGGCGGCGAGGGCAGCGCTGAGCGATTGGCCGGTGAAGCTATGCGGCTCCTGGTCGTCACCGGCGCGCTTGGCGACGCCGCGCACCACGCGCTCGACGGTGTCGAGGGGGGCGTCGGCTTCGTGGGTGATGTCGACGTCCCACTTTCCGCGATCGGGGCCCTTGATCACCAGGCGATAGCGGGCGCTCAGGATCTGCAGGCGATGCGGCGGCGCGGGCGGCACGGCAGCGGGCGCCGCGCCAGCGACGAAGTCACCCTCGCCAGCTGCACTCTCGTCATCCGCGCCGTCGGCGTGCGGCGCGCCACTGTCGTCGGTCGGCGACGTGAGGGCGAGAATGTCGCCGAGTGCGATCGATGCCTCTTCGTTAGGCTCGGCGTCGAGGACGATCGTCTGCATCTCATCGTCCAGCGCCTCCTCGACGTCCGTCGTGTCGGCGGTGTCGGCCATGGGGATGAAGGTCTGCGGCGCGGGGAAATCGTCGCCGCTCCCCCCTTCCTCATCCTCGATGGCGACATCGGTGTCGACGAGCGTGTGGGCTGCTTCGGCGACGTATGCCTCAACGTCGGTTGCATCTACATCTGCCGCATCGAGCGCGATGACGACGTGCGCCTCGCCCGGTAGCTCGTCGTAGGCGACGATGAGCCCATCGCTGTCCTCATCAACGACCACCCCGTCGACCGCGTCCCCTGGCTCGCTCGACTCTCCGAGCATCACCTGCACCGGCGCCTCCGGCGGCTCCGGCGCCTCCGGCGGCTCCGGCGCCTCCGGCGCCTCCGGCGGCTCGACGGCGACGACGGCGACGCCGCTCTCGATCCCGCCCTGACGAATCGACGGGAAGAGGCGGAGCTCGACGATCTCGCTCCCGGCCGGGATGCGCTCGACGATGGCGGTGAGGAAGCGCCGTGTGGTGTCGTTCATCGCGCCCCGCCGACGATGGCGGCGAATGCCTGGGTGACGACCGGGGTGGCGCGACGGAGGAGCGGACGGCGAGCGAGGGGACGGCGATGGGGCATCGGGTGCGGCGAGAGCGGGAGTCGAGTGGCGCGGGGAAAGATCACTGGGGGGAGGGGGGGCTGGAAGGGCGAAGGGCGGACGGGAGACGGGAGACGGGAGACGGGAGTGCGCGGCTGCGCCGCGCGGGTGGGGAGGCGAGTGGTGGTGCTCGGAGGGTGCGACGGTCGGTCGTGGAAGTGGGGCGCCTCCGTGAAGCGCGCAACGCTCGCGCAAACATGCGCGCGCGCGGCCAAGCCGCGCGTACTCCCGTCTCCCGTCTCCCGTCCCGATGCGTCCCCAAGGAGCACGCCACACTCGCCCCCCAACCCAGACAGAGCAGCGGACGAACGCCCGGCGCCTACATCAGCGACACGGGATCGCGATCCACCACGAGCCGCATCCCATCCTTGTTCGGGACCTCGTAGCGCTCGGCGAAGTAGCGGAGGGCGCGGGTGAGCGACGGGCCGTGGTGGGCCTTGACGAGGGTGTGCCAGCGCCAGCGCTGCTTGATGCGGTCGACCGGACAGGGGGCCGGGCCGACGATCGTCAGCTGCAACTCCGGGCGCGCGGTGGCGAGGCGACGGAGCCAGTCGGTCGCGCGCTGGGCCAGGGTGGCGGTCGCGTCCTCGGCGGTGGCGCTGAAGATCACGTTCGCGAGGCGGATCGTGGGCGGGTACGGGGGAGAGACGCGCCCCGGGAGTTCTTCGTCCACGAAGCCCTGGTAGTCGTGATGGACGGCGCAGCGCAGGGCGTGGTGGTTGCCCATGCGAGTCTGGATGATGACGCGCCCAGCCTTGGTGCTGCGTCCGGCGCGCCCGGCGACCTGGGCCAGGAGTTGGAAGGTGCGCTCGGCGGCGCGGAAGTCGGGGAGGTTGATCCCCACGTCGGCGTCGATGACACCCACCAGCGTCACGTTGGGGAAGTCGAGTCCCTTGGCGATCATCTGGGTGCCGAGGAGGATGTCGATGTCGCCGGCGCCCACGCGGTCGAGGATCTCGGCGTGGGCCCACTTGCCGCTGGTGGTGTCGACGTCCATGCGGGCAATGCGCGCGTCGGCGAAGCGCTCGACGAGGAGGCGCTCGACCTGCTGGGTGCCGAGTCCGCGCTGTCGCATGGTGGCGGCGCCGCAGCGTTCGCAGGTGCGGCGGATCTCCTCGGCGTGGCCGCAGTAGTGGCAGACGAGGCGTTCAGGGGTGCGGTGGAGGGTGAGGGAGATGGAGCAGTTGGGGCAGGCGGAGACGTCGCCGCAGGTGGTGCACTGGATGAAGGAGGAGTAGCCGCGGCGGTTGAGGAGGAGGATGGTTTGTTCGCGCGCGGCGAGTGTGTCGCGGATGGCGCGTTCGAGGGGGTCGGAGACGACGCGGCGGAAGGGGTCGTGTGAGGCGGGGGAGGTGAGGCGGCGCGGGGGGGCGGGGATGCGGGTGGGGGTGGGGGGCTGTGGGGGCGGGGGGGGTGGGGGGGGTGGGGTGTTTGGGGAGGAAATGGTACGGAGGGGAATGGAATGGTGAGGTGTGGTGGGGGTGGGGGGGGTAGGTTGGTTTTCGGGGGGGGCCCCCCGCGCCGCCGCCATTCGCTCGGACTGAATCGCACTCCCCTCCCCCGCCCTCCACTCCTCTCCCTCCCCGCGCCGCACGCCGCCCAGGTCGACGATCGCGATCTCCGGCAGTACCCCTCCCCCCACACGCTCCGGCAGCGTGAGGAGGTGATAGGTCCCCTCGCGAGCCAGCACCCAGCTCTCCAGCGACGGCGTCGCGCTCCCCAGCACCGTCACGGCACCGGCGTGCCGCGCGCGCACGATCGCCACGTCGCGTGCGTGATAGCGCGGCGTCTCGTTCTGCTTGTAGCTCGTCTCGTGTTCCTCATCGACAATGATCGCGCCCACATCGTCGAGCGGGGCGAAGATCGCCGAGCGGGCACCGACGGCAATACGCTTCTCGCCACGCTTGAGGGCGCGCCAGGCATCGAGGCGTTCACCATCACTAAGCGCGGAGTGCAGCACGGCGACGCGGTCGCCGAAGACGCCGCGAAAGCGGTCGACCGTCTGGGGGGTGAGGGCGATCTCCGGGACGAGGACGATCGCCGTGCGCCCGAGGTCGATGACCAGTCGGCGCAACACCTCGAGGTAGACGAGCGTCTTGCCGCTCCCGGTCACCCCGTGGAGGAGGAAGACATCGCCCCCCTTCCCCGCCGTGATGCGCGCGATGGCCTCCTG
Above is a genomic segment from Gemmatimonadaceae bacterium containing:
- a CDS encoding transcriptional repressor — encoded protein: MGHDAVVEAFTTYLRDHGLPVTAQRLAIADIMLRSERHLSADDVALELVRRESGIGLATVYRTIELLLRSGLLVERDFGEGFRRYEPARDVPHHEHLLCTVCGKVREFRDERLERMTTIVAESQGYARQRHRLVIYGVCDDCQRGTPSPGPSRIR
- a CDS encoding cytochrome c biogenesis protein CcdA, encoding MTPPSIGLFVAFGAGLLSFLSPCVLPLIPSYVTFITGLSFDDVTARKRVALVHGLLFVLGFSLIFLALGATATVLGRVLFTQRDTITKVGGVIIIVFGLYLTGLLNIAFFARERRVHLADKPVGYLGTVLVGIAFGAGWTPCIGPILGSILIYASSEADLPRGLALLTAYSLGLAIPFILSALAVDRFMSFFQKFKKQMLWMQRAAGALMVVVGVLMLTNQFTILASWLQQFTPEFILERL
- the priA gene encoding primosomal protein N', which encodes MPRLVDVALPVPLFRTFSYAVDRDFAHPIAVGSRVVVPWRNRADVGIVVATDAAPLEGVKYKAVTAVPDPEPALSPSLVATCHWLADYYVAPLGMTLRSALPAALTGVDVPSPPGKTRRALALAQRLDSLMARDALFKRAPRQREVYELLEASGGRASVEHVVERLGVSEGVIDALVKRGVVEVLREAVNRDPFAARPGSPPPAHAPTSAQQEAIARITAGKGGDVFLLHGVTGSGKTLVYLEVLRRLVIDLGRTAIVLVPEIALTPQTVDRFRGVFGDRVAVLHSALSDGERLDAWRALKRGEKRIAVGARSAIFAPLDDVGAIIVDEEHETSYKQNETPRYHARDVAIVRARHAGAVTVLGSATPSLESWVLAREGTYHLLTLPERVGGGVLPEIAIVDLGGVRRGEGEEWRAGEGSAIQSERMAAARGAPPENQPTPPTPTTPHHSIPLRTISSPNTPPPPPPPPPQPPTPTRIPAPPRRLTSPASHDPFRRVVSDPLERAIRDTLAAREQTILLLNRRGYSSFIQCTTCGDVSACPNCSISLTLHRTPERLVCHYCGHAEEIRRTCERCGAATMRQRGLGTQQVERLLVERFADARIARMDVDTTSGKWAHAEILDRVGAGDIDILLGTQMIAKGLDFPNVTLVGVIDADVGINLPDFRAAERTFQLLAQVAGRAGRSTKAGRVIIQTRMGNHHALRCAVHHDYQGFVDEELPGRVSPPYPPTIRLANVIFSATAEDATATLAQRATDWLRRLATARPELQLTIVGPAPCPVDRIKQRWRWHTLVKAHHGPSLTRALRYFAERYEVPNKDGMRLVVDRDPVSLM